The proteins below are encoded in one region of Nitrospira sp.:
- the glgC gene encoding glucose-1-phosphate adenylyltransferase: MLAIYFAKGLLQFSAMKDVFTMILAGGKGERLFPLTEHRAKPAVPFGGKYRIIDITLSNCLNSGLRRIAVLIQYKSHSLDRHIRIGWNILNSELNEYIFSVPPQQRIGEDWYRGTADAVFQNMFLLEQEESEYLLVLGGDHIYKMNYAEMYNFMREHNADAVVGAIECPLAEAHRFGIVGVEPDYRIIRWDEKPKDPMPIPGDPAHAFVSMGIYLFKTDVLGAYLTDDASQETRHDFGHNIVPQMIKEKRVFAYKFQDKNRKDVQYWRDIGTLDAYWEANMDLVAVDPLFNLYDQQWPIRTYQGQNPPAKFVFAQDFQGGRMGLALDSIVSGGCIISGARVQNSVLSANVRIDDHADVRESVVMENVNVQSHCRIRRAIIDKDVILPPGTEIGYDPAADRQRFTVTPSGLVVISKGMKVHGPVDSPG, translated from the coding sequence ATGCTCGCTATCTATTTCGCGAAGGGCCTGCTACAATTTTCCGCCATGAAAGATGTCTTTACCATGATCCTGGCCGGCGGCAAAGGAGAACGACTCTTTCCGCTCACCGAGCACCGGGCCAAACCCGCGGTCCCGTTCGGCGGCAAGTACCGGATTATCGACATCACCCTAAGCAACTGCCTCAACTCCGGGTTGCGCCGGATTGCCGTCCTCATCCAGTACAAGTCGCACTCTTTGGACCGTCATATTCGGATCGGATGGAACATTCTCAACAGCGAGTTGAACGAATACATTTTCTCCGTCCCTCCCCAACAGCGAATCGGCGAAGATTGGTACCGAGGCACGGCCGACGCGGTGTTTCAGAATATGTTCCTGTTGGAACAAGAGGAGTCGGAGTACCTCTTGGTGCTCGGGGGCGATCATATTTACAAGATGAACTACGCAGAGATGTATAACTTTATGCGGGAACACAACGCCGACGCCGTCGTCGGGGCGATTGAATGCCCGTTGGCGGAGGCCCATCGGTTCGGCATCGTGGGAGTGGAACCGGACTACCGCATCATTCGCTGGGACGAAAAGCCCAAGGATCCCATGCCGATCCCCGGCGACCCTGCCCATGCCTTTGTCTCGATGGGCATCTATTTATTCAAGACCGATGTGCTGGGAGCCTATCTCACCGATGACGCCTCGCAGGAAACACGGCACGATTTCGGACATAACATCGTTCCGCAGATGATCAAAGAGAAGCGCGTCTTTGCCTACAAGTTTCAGGATAAGAATCGGAAGGATGTGCAATACTGGCGCGATATCGGTACGCTGGACGCGTACTGGGAAGCCAATATGGATTTGGTGGCCGTCGATCCGCTGTTCAACCTGTACGACCAGCAGTGGCCGATTCGCACCTACCAGGGGCAAAACCCTCCGGCGAAGTTCGTATTCGCTCAGGATTTTCAGGGAGGCCGCATGGGGCTGGCCCTTGATTCCATCGTGTCCGGCGGGTGCATCATTTCCGGCGCGCGAGTCCAAAACTCGGTCCTGTCGGCCAACGTGCGGATCGATGACCACGCCGACGTTCGAGAATCCGTGGTGATGGAAAACGTCAACGTCCAATCCCATTGCCGCATTCGTCGAGCCATTATCGACAAGGACGTCATCCTGCCGCCGGGCACGGAGATCGGATACGATCCCGCGGCGGATCGACAGCGCTTCACCGTCACGCCATCCGGTCTGGTCGTCATCTCCAAAGGAATGAAGGTGCATGGCCCCGTCGATTCACCCGGTTGA
- a CDS encoding hypothetical protein (possible pseudo, frameshifted): protein MISALDDAQRNIRTLGIKTKLLPKKRALERLKERIEKSTKKGFETWAKGVKAKTHSIKPHHGKIVARDYFVGNAPFAQRKSRKDIPDSFIYQCIIDISKQCPKLHVVADDGALSEACQRNSRLAVHRSLDDFIKTPECIALIKNQEFSHDLPRVTSFLKTQHLVTLSDQLSYVLDTSLPGNNFEDRGIPSDGNEASIDGVYETTEVEFDFESIDYLGFGSILLPFLCTVDADVGFFIFKGDYYVLSDDRQESISVSEYNNDHYFEAQERHEVSVSGVLGITFDLDSLEPGELVSDNLDVMLDEASITLNDIHEIRIKQPPDYIE from the coding sequence ATGATCAGTGCACTTGATGATGCGCAGAGAAATATCCGAACTCTGGGGATCAAAACAAAGCTGTTACCAAAAAAACGCGCGCTGGAACGCCTCAAGGAGAGGATTGAGAAGTCAACAAAGAAGGGTTTCGAAACGTGGGCCAAAGGTGTGAAGGCGAAGACACATTCAATCAAGCCTCACCATGGCAAAATTGTCGCCAGAGACTATTTCGTCGGGAATGCTCCGTTTGCCCAAAGGAAATCACGCAAGGACATTCCCGATTCATTCATCTATCAATGCATTATCGATATCAGCAAGCAATGCCCTAAGCTGCATGTGGTGGCTGATGACGGCGCGCTTAGCGAAGCCTGTCAACGGAACTCTAGGCTTGCCGTTCATCGGTCCTTGGACGACTTTATCAAGACACCTGAATGCATCGCGCTGATTAAGAATCAAGAGTTTTCACATGATCTGCCGCGAGTTACTTCGTTCCTTAAGACCCAACACCTGGTGACACTCAGCGATCAGCTGTCCTATGTCCTAGACACCTCACTACCGGGAAACAATTTTGAGGATCGCGGGATTCCCTCCGATGGTAATGAGGCTTCCATAGATGGGGTATATGAAACCACGGAAGTCGAATTTGATTTTGAATCGATTGACTACCTGGGGTTTGGAAGCATACTTCTCCCATTCCTTTGCACAGTTGATGCGGATGTAGGTTTTTTCATTTTCAAGGGAGACTACTATGTACTCTCTGATGATCGACAGGAGTCTATCAGTGTCAGCGAATACAACAATGACCACTATTTTGAGGCTCAGGAGCGCCACGAAGTAAGCGTAAGTGGAGTGCTTGGAATCACCTTTGACCTAGACTCCTTGGAGCCTGGAGAATTGGTTTCAGACAACTTGGACGTAATGCTCGATGAAGCGAGCATTACATTGAACGACATCCATGAAATCCGTATCAAGCAACCGCCCGACTATATCGAATAA
- the potB gene encoding spermidine/putrescine ABC transporter permease → MKIPKPNSGHDGWRWLDWIVGVTLVWAAATIIVPFGAVAVVSFATRETYGWIQWTATLTNYRDIWHPLYGRILMQSIGLSTVTTLCALALGFPLAYLIARASPRWQPFWLVLILVPLWTNFLVRTYAWMVLLRSEGLINSLFLHVGLIQEPLSMLYTPSAVVIGLVYGYLPFMVLPIYAAMERVPRSLEEAARDLYAGFWTSIGRVVVPLVAPGIAAGCLLVFLAGLGAYLTPDLLGGAKTMMVANLIQHEFLVVRDWPLGSAVSVVLMALALAIVAAVRRIHHAIVS, encoded by the coding sequence ATGAAGATACCCAAACCCAATAGTGGTCACGATGGATGGCGATGGCTCGACTGGATCGTCGGGGTGACGCTGGTGTGGGCAGCGGCGACCATCATCGTACCGTTCGGGGCCGTGGCGGTCGTCAGCTTTGCCACTCGCGAAACCTACGGGTGGATCCAATGGACGGCCACATTGACGAACTATCGGGATATCTGGCATCCCCTGTATGGACGGATCTTGATGCAATCGATCGGGCTGTCAACCGTCACCACTCTCTGTGCGTTGGCGCTGGGCTTCCCTTTGGCCTATCTCATCGCCCGCGCATCGCCGCGATGGCAACCGTTTTGGCTGGTGCTCATCCTGGTTCCGCTGTGGACCAACTTTTTGGTGCGCACCTATGCATGGATGGTGTTGTTGCGTAGCGAGGGCCTCATCAATTCGCTCTTTCTTCACGTGGGTCTCATACAGGAACCCCTCTCGATGCTCTATACACCCTCGGCGGTCGTCATCGGGCTCGTCTATGGCTATTTGCCGTTTATGGTACTTCCCATTTATGCAGCGATGGAGCGAGTACCCAGATCATTGGAAGAGGCGGCACGCGATCTATATGCCGGATTCTGGACGTCGATCGGACGCGTCGTCGTGCCGCTTGTTGCGCCCGGAATCGCCGCTGGGTGCTTGTTGGTATTCTTAGCCGGCCTCGGAGCCTACTTGACGCCCGACCTTCTGGGCGGGGCCAAGACGATGATGGTGGCCAATCTGATCCAGCACGAATTTCTCGTCGTGCGCGATTGGCCGTTGGGGTCGGCGGTGTCCGTTGTCCTCATGGCGCTGGCGCTCGCGATTGTAGCGGCGGTCAGGCGAATTCACCACGCAATTGTATCTTAA
- a CDS encoding IS481 family transposase, with protein MQLRQLPRSFRRVSQALGPELSQAARTRLQAVTVWQPTGDWRLVVQVFGLSRASLYRWRRRYQAADLRSLEARSRRPRQIRQPQTPPAVVARLCQLRQQYPRWGREKLRIVLRHEGLHLSAKTIDRVLARLRATGQLVEPSRPAISTSCRRRGARPYAIRKPRAYAVTAPGNLVQVDTLDVRPLPGLILKPFTARDVISRWDVFETYRRATSVTAPQFLATLQRRMPVPIRAIQVDGGSEFAAAFEQACQQEGIRLFVLPPRSPKLNGAVERANRTHTEEFFESYAGELDLPTLRAAQRDWEDPYDHIRPHQALGYLTPAAYLAHHPTHRPPSHMS; from the coding sequence ATGCAACTTCGTCAACTCCCTCGTTCCTTCCGTCGGGTCAGCCAGGCGCTAGGGCCAGAGCTGTCGCAGGCGGCCCGGACTCGGCTGCAGGCCGTGACGGTATGGCAGCCGACCGGAGACTGGCGCTTGGTGGTCCAGGTGTTTGGCCTCTCCCGCGCCTCCCTGTATCGCTGGCGTCGCCGCTATCAGGCGGCGGATCTGAGAAGCCTCGAGGCGCGGTCACGGCGGCCACGCCAGATTCGCCAGCCGCAGACTCCCCCCGCCGTTGTGGCCCGCCTCTGTCAGCTGCGTCAGCAATATCCTCGCTGGGGGCGGGAGAAGTTGCGGATCGTACTGCGGCACGAGGGGCTCCACCTGTCGGCCAAAACCATCGATCGGGTACTGGCCCGGCTGCGCGCCACTGGGCAGCTCGTCGAGCCCTCGCGGCCGGCGATCTCCACTTCATGTCGGCGGCGGGGCGCTCGTCCCTATGCGATTCGAAAACCCCGCGCGTACGCCGTCACGGCTCCTGGCAACTTGGTCCAAGTCGATACGTTGGATGTGCGCCCCCTGCCAGGCCTCATCCTCAAACCGTTCACGGCCCGTGACGTGATCTCCCGTTGGGATGTGTTCGAAACGTATCGACGGGCGACCAGCGTCACGGCCCCCCAGTTCCTCGCCACGCTACAACGGCGGATGCCCGTGCCTATCCGGGCCATTCAAGTCGATGGCGGCAGTGAGTTCGCCGCGGCCTTTGAGCAGGCCTGTCAGCAGGAGGGCATTCGGCTCTTCGTCCTCCCGCCGCGCTCTCCCAAGCTCAATGGGGCGGTGGAACGCGCCAATCGGACCCACACCGAAGAATTCTTTGAATCGTACGCGGGCGAACTGGACCTCCCCACGCTGCGGGCTGCCCAACGGGACTGGGAGGACCCGTATGATCACATCCGGCCCCATCAGGCGCTCGGCTATTTGACACCCGCCGCATATCTTGCGCATCATCCCACTCACCGCCCGCCGTCTCACATGTCCTGA
- the potA gene encoding spermidine/putrescine import ATP-binding protein PotA has translation MQASIVLKEVVKSFDGRRVLDGVSLDIATGEFFSLLGPSGAGKTTFLRLCAGFEFPDAGEIYIDGQPMKGIPPNERPVNTVFQAYALFPHLTVEENVAFGLTMRRMSRPERARHVGDALALLKMEHLRTRRPAQLSGGEQQRVAIARAIANHPTVCLLDEPMAALDEPLRQVMLDELKTIQRQLGTTFLCVTHHQEEALAVSDRIAVLQDGRIAQIGTPQEVYETPSSRFVAEFIGRSNLVSGTLVAGTDGAVGLSVEEWAMVLPLPSGMPRQSEPGSRLTLVVRAEAVHVADARRETREAPSIRGRLESRRYGGSVWHCTLRLPGACLWEAMIPNDGMAPEELVPGSEVLVHWPVERSTVIVEPAR, from the coding sequence ATGCAGGCTAGCATCGTCCTCAAAGAGGTGGTCAAGTCGTTCGATGGACGACGCGTCCTCGATGGTGTCTCCCTCGACATCGCGACCGGTGAATTCTTCTCATTGCTCGGTCCCAGTGGAGCAGGAAAAACGACCTTCCTTCGACTATGCGCCGGCTTCGAGTTTCCCGATGCCGGGGAGATCTATATCGATGGCCAGCCGATGAAGGGTATCCCTCCAAACGAACGCCCGGTCAACACGGTCTTTCAAGCCTACGCGTTATTCCCGCACCTCACGGTAGAAGAGAACGTGGCGTTTGGGCTTACCATGCGTCGCATGTCGCGGCCGGAACGAGCACGTCACGTAGGAGATGCCTTGGCGCTGCTGAAAATGGAACACCTCCGGACACGGCGTCCCGCCCAGCTGTCGGGCGGTGAGCAACAACGAGTTGCGATCGCGCGCGCGATTGCCAACCATCCCACGGTCTGCCTGTTGGACGAGCCGATGGCCGCGTTGGATGAGCCTTTGCGCCAGGTCATGTTGGACGAGCTGAAGACCATCCAACGACAGTTGGGCACGACCTTTCTATGCGTCACGCACCATCAGGAGGAGGCATTGGCCGTTTCCGACCGTATCGCCGTGCTGCAGGACGGTCGAATTGCCCAAATCGGAACTCCTCAGGAGGTCTATGAAACGCCGTCCTCACGATTCGTGGCCGAATTCATCGGGCGCTCCAACTTGGTGAGCGGAACACTCGTCGCAGGAACAGACGGTGCCGTTGGGCTGTCGGTGGAAGAATGGGCGATGGTGCTCCCGCTGCCATCCGGCATGCCGCGTCAGTCCGAGCCAGGGAGCCGACTCACGCTCGTGGTGCGCGCCGAGGCCGTACATGTTGCAGACGCTCGGAGGGAGACCCGCGAGGCACCCAGCATCAGAGGCCGGCTTGAATCCCGACGGTACGGTGGCAGCGTCTGGCACTGCACCCTCAGACTCCCGGGCGCGTGTCTGTGGGAGGCCATGATTCCCAACGATGGCATGGCGCCGGAAGAACTAGTACCGGGTTCCGAGGTGCTCGTCCATTGGCCCGTTGAACGATCGACGGTCATTGTCGAACCCGCTCGATGA
- a CDS encoding integrase has product MKLTKKVIDAMKPPAMGQVFVRDGELRGFALRVTPGSKSFVLERSIHGRVRRLTLGRYGEITVEQARDLAKKKIGEIADGKDPAERRKLQRQSMTWGELETLYLERHGPNKKSIGNDITILEKHLASWRPRRLTSITRADICARHADMGATGHKTGANAMVRLVRSMLFRAKDWGLYEGDNPASRIKLFKEVKRDRFVTPDELPRLWMALQNEPNPYVRGAFIVGMLTGARRSEVLSMKWTDLDLRQGLWKIADTKAGRPHYVPLPTPMIHELSKLPRLNENPYVFCGRWGRDHLINVSKPWRRIRKEAGLDDVRIHDLRRTLGSWLVAAGASLPLIGKALNHSRTETTAIYARMQLDPVREALEANATRMLTVIEGAAKQEATT; this is encoded by the coding sequence ATGAAACTCACGAAGAAGGTGATTGATGCCATGAAGCCCCCTGCCATGGGGCAAGTATTTGTCCGTGATGGGGAACTGCGGGGCTTTGCCCTCCGCGTGACGCCAGGGTCCAAGAGCTTTGTCCTCGAACGCTCCATTCACGGCCGCGTGCGGCGGCTGACCCTAGGGCGCTACGGAGAGATCACTGTCGAACAGGCGCGCGACTTAGCGAAGAAGAAAATCGGCGAGATTGCGGACGGTAAGGACCCCGCCGAGCGGCGCAAGCTGCAACGGCAGTCCATGACATGGGGCGAACTTGAAACGCTCTACTTGGAGCGGCATGGACCGAACAAGAAGAGCATCGGCAACGACATCACGATTCTTGAGAAACACCTGGCGTCCTGGCGGCCGCGACGACTGACCTCTATTACACGCGCCGATATTTGCGCCCGACATGCGGACATGGGTGCCACAGGCCACAAGACCGGGGCGAATGCGATGGTCCGACTCGTGCGATCAATGTTGTTTCGGGCCAAGGACTGGGGCCTCTACGAAGGTGACAATCCGGCCTCGCGGATCAAGCTGTTTAAGGAAGTGAAGCGCGATCGCTTTGTGACGCCGGATGAATTGCCTCGGCTCTGGATGGCCCTACAGAACGAACCCAACCCCTATGTGCGCGGCGCGTTCATCGTGGGGATGTTGACCGGGGCGCGGCGCTCCGAAGTGCTGAGCATGAAATGGACGGACCTCGACCTTCGACAAGGGCTCTGGAAAATTGCCGACACCAAAGCCGGCCGGCCGCATTACGTGCCGTTGCCGACTCCGATGATCCACGAATTATCGAAGCTCCCGCGCCTCAATGAGAATCCCTACGTGTTTTGTGGACGATGGGGGCGGGACCACTTGATTAACGTATCCAAACCCTGGCGGCGCATCAGAAAGGAAGCGGGGCTGGATGACGTTCGGATTCACGATCTTCGGCGGACGCTCGGCTCCTGGCTTGTCGCGGCAGGGGCGTCCTTGCCGTTGATTGGGAAAGCGTTGAACCATTCGCGGACTGAAACGACGGCGATCTATGCGCGCATGCAGCTTGACCCGGTGCGCGAGGCCCTGGAAGCGAACGCAACACGGATGCTGACGGTGATTGAGGGGGCGGCGAAGCAGGAGGCCACAACATGA